One window of Acidobacteriota bacterium genomic DNA carries:
- a CDS encoding ATP-binding protein, which yields MDRDVEKVLKAWKDEDGRKPLLLRGARQVGKTFTVMKFGREHFENLLEVNFERQPEMARAFESPDPERIVRTLEILTGEPLRPGASLLFLDEIQRCPAALTALRYFRERAPERHVLAAGSLVDFSLRAPELSMPVGRVQYLHMFPMRFGEFLAAVGKTSLRDYLERVTLREGIEPPLHDELSRQFKTYLLTGGMPEAVRVYLDQGSPVAVRRVHASLLQTFRDDFGKYAGPTRLEHLQKVFLKAPGLVGQRFRYVDVSRDDRSRELKAALEMLEHARVVTRIRATSGHGLPLEVHADEEKFKILFLDVGLMQHACGLDHRIALSDDVLSIQAGAVAEQWVGQEMLATEDPYEDRKLFFWARDCRGSQAEVDYLFPYGGRAFPVEVKAGKTGRLRSLKLYREEHACPLGVRFSNLPLSLHDGVLSIPLYAVAPMPRWLDEAL from the coding sequence ATGGACAGAGACGTCGAGAAAGTGCTCAAGGCCTGGAAGGACGAGGACGGGCGGAAGCCGCTGCTCCTCCGGGGCGCACGGCAGGTGGGAAAAACGTTCACGGTGATGAAGTTCGGTCGCGAGCACTTCGAGAACTTGCTGGAAGTCAACTTCGAACGTCAGCCGGAGATGGCCCGCGCCTTCGAGTCCCCCGATCCGGAGCGGATCGTCCGGACCCTCGAAATCCTCACCGGCGAACCCCTCCGGCCGGGCGCCTCCCTTCTCTTCCTCGACGAGATCCAGCGATGCCCGGCCGCGCTCACAGCGTTGCGGTATTTCCGCGAGAGGGCCCCCGAACGGCATGTCCTGGCGGCAGGCTCCCTGGTGGATTTCAGCCTCCGGGCCCCGGAATTGAGCATGCCGGTGGGGCGGGTCCAGTACCTCCACATGTTCCCGATGCGCTTCGGCGAATTCCTGGCGGCCGTGGGCAAGACGTCCCTCCGGGACTACCTGGAGCGTGTGACCCTCCGGGAGGGTATCGAGCCCCCCCTTCACGACGAACTCTCCCGTCAGTTCAAAACCTACCTCCTGACCGGCGGGATGCCCGAGGCCGTCCGGGTGTACCTGGATCAGGGCAGCCCGGTGGCGGTCCGGAGGGTCCACGCCTCGCTCCTGCAGACCTTCCGGGATGACTTCGGCAAGTACGCCGGCCCGACCCGGCTCGAGCACCTCCAGAAAGTCTTTCTCAAGGCCCCCGGCCTTGTCGGACAACGGTTCCGTTACGTCGACGTCAGCCGGGACGACCGATCGCGGGAGTTGAAGGCGGCCCTGGAGATGCTCGAGCATGCCCGGGTGGTGACACGCATCCGGGCGACGTCGGGGCACGGTCTGCCCCTCGAGGTGCACGCGGACGAGGAAAAATTCAAGATCCTGTTTCTGGACGTTGGCCTGATGCAGCACGCCTGCGGCCTGGATCACCGGATCGCCCTGTCTGACGACGTCCTGTCCATCCAGGCGGGGGCAGTGGCCGAGCAATGGGTCGGCCAGGAGATGCTGGCCACGGAAGACCCCTACGAAGACCGGAAGCTGTTCTTCTGGGCGAGGGACTGCCGGGGCAGCCAGGCGGAAGTGGATTACCTGTTCCCGTACGGGGGCCGGGCCTTCCCCGTCGAGGTGAAAGCCGGCAAGACCGGCCGGCTCAGGAGCCTGAAGCTCTACCGGGAGGAGCACGCCTGCCCGTTGGGGGTCCGCTTTTCCAACCTCCCGCTGTCCCTTCACGACGGGGTCCTTTCCATCCCCCTGTACGCGGTTGCTCCGATGCCGCGATGGCTCGACGAGGCACTCTGA
- a CDS encoding ATP-binding protein yields MARQNKVHLRLPNDQEFLPVAQAFIRETASRFGLGGSSLGQIEVASEEAIINVIKHTYDVEENDTFEIVCERLPNGIRVVIKERGIPFDPSQAPRYQPAAGIEDADSSGLGIFLMRELVDECTFRNLGPEGKETVLVKYSENADAPIPAHDASPGPAEPEVIREELDYTVRHMADHEAIEVSRCAYKSHGYSFFDDHIYYPERLVELNHSGQMISAVAVTKDNRFMGHSALLFQDDADRIAELTFVFVNVEYRGQGALGRMIEFLFDAPASRPLDGLYAYSVANHPFTQKSTTRFGIHDCGILLATSPASWKFRGIPGDPTQRISVVLSFKYITPPVRQTLYPPARHREMVERLYRNIGADHDYRVPDPHRPHDPAALTRIVTSDNASEGCAELYLSHYGPDAVLAVRRLLRRYCLQKYAAINLFLNLGDPDTFHLTGEFEKMGFFFAGILPRARVGDTLMLQYLNNVDLAYDKICAVSDVARDVLAYIRANDPNADL; encoded by the coding sequence ATGGCCCGGCAGAACAAGGTTCATCTGAGGCTTCCCAACGACCAGGAGTTTCTTCCCGTCGCGCAGGCCTTCATCCGCGAAACCGCCTCCCGCTTCGGTCTCGGCGGGAGTTCCCTGGGGCAGATCGAGGTGGCCTCGGAGGAAGCCATCATCAACGTCATCAAGCACACCTACGACGTGGAGGAGAACGACACCTTCGAGATCGTCTGCGAGCGGCTGCCGAACGGCATCCGGGTCGTCATCAAGGAACGGGGGATCCCCTTCGACCCCAGCCAGGCGCCCCGCTACCAGCCCGCGGCCGGCATCGAGGACGCCGACTCCTCCGGCCTCGGCATTTTCCTCATGCGGGAACTGGTGGACGAGTGCACGTTCCGGAACCTCGGTCCCGAGGGAAAGGAAACCGTGCTGGTCAAGTACAGCGAGAACGCCGACGCCCCCATTCCGGCACACGACGCCTCTCCCGGCCCGGCCGAGCCGGAGGTGATCCGGGAGGAGCTGGACTACACCGTCCGGCACATGGCCGACCACGAGGCCATCGAGGTCTCGCGATGCGCCTACAAGTCACACGGCTACAGCTTTTTCGACGATCACATCTACTACCCTGAACGCCTGGTGGAACTCAACCACTCCGGCCAGATGATCTCGGCCGTGGCGGTGACGAAGGACAACCGGTTCATGGGCCACAGCGCCCTCCTGTTCCAGGACGACGCCGACCGGATCGCGGAACTGACTTTCGTGTTCGTCAACGTCGAGTACCGGGGCCAGGGGGCCCTCGGCCGCATGATCGAGTTCCTGTTCGACGCCCCGGCTTCCCGCCCGCTGGACGGTCTCTACGCCTACTCCGTGGCCAACCACCCCTTCACCCAGAAGTCCACGACCCGGTTCGGCATCCACGACTGCGGCATCCTCCTGGCGACCAGCCCCGCGAGCTGGAAGTTCCGCGGCATCCCCGGCGACCCCACCCAGCGCATCAGCGTGGTGCTGAGCTTCAAGTACATCACGCCCCCCGTCCGCCAGACGCTTTACCCCCCCGCACGCCACCGGGAGATGGTGGAGAGGCTGTACCGCAACATCGGGGCCGACCACGACTACCGCGTCCCCGACCCGCACCGCCCGCACGACCCGGCGGCCCTCACCCGGATCGTGACCAGCGACAACGCGTCCGAAGGGTGCGCGGAACTCTACCTGTCCCACTACGGGCCCGACGCGGTGCTCGCGGTGCGCCGGCTGCTTCGCCGGTACTGCCTGCAGAAGTACGCCGCCATCAACCTGTTCCTGAACCTCGGTGACCCCGACACGTTCCACCTCACGGGCGAGTTCGAGAAAATGGGGTTCTTCTTCGCGGGGATCCTTCCGCGCGCCCGGGTCGGGGACACCCTGATGCTTCAGTACCTGAACAACGTGGACCTGGCCTACGACAAGATCTGCGCCGTTTCCGACGTCGCCCGGGACGTCCTCGCCTACATTCGGGCGAACGACCCCAACGCCGACCTGTGA
- a CDS encoding ATP-binding protein, whose product MITRDLTAELTQAADEYPVTTILGPRQAGKTTLARTTFPGKPYLSLEDPDVRMAAQADPRGFLGRQDTAVLDEIQRLPVLLSYLQGMVDQDPRRGRFILTGSHQLRLHEAITQSLAGRTAMLTLWPFSCRELRRYPAALDPFDLVVRGCFPRLHEEGLEPRRFYNGYLQTYVERDVRAMINLRDLLQFQTFLVLLAGRVGQIVNLASLSGDVGVSATTLRNWVSVLKASYVVFELPPFFENIRRRLVKSPKIYFTDVGLAAFLLGIHTAEQAARDPLRGNLYENLVVADIVKGALNRGIRPELYFFRDSNGAEVDLIIRENGALTPVEIKSAATFTPDFVRVLERFPSFGARGSRSGVVLYNGAQRFEVRGIRAFNPIEADDLWAELTTPPGDGRNGN is encoded by the coding sequence ATGATCACCCGAGACCTCACCGCCGAGTTGACCCAGGCCGCCGACGAGTATCCCGTCACCACGATCCTGGGGCCCCGCCAGGCGGGAAAGACGACCCTGGCCCGGACGACCTTCCCCGGCAAGCCGTACCTCTCCCTGGAGGACCCGGACGTCCGGATGGCGGCACAGGCCGACCCGCGCGGCTTTCTCGGCCGGCAGGACACCGCCGTGCTGGACGAAATCCAGCGGCTCCCGGTCCTGCTCTCCTACCTCCAGGGCATGGTGGACCAGGATCCCCGCCGGGGGCGTTTCATCCTCACCGGCAGTCATCAACTGCGCCTCCACGAGGCGATCACCCAGTCCCTGGCGGGTCGGACCGCCATGCTGACCCTCTGGCCCTTCTCCTGTCGGGAGCTGCGCCGATACCCGGCGGCCCTGGACCCCTTCGACCTGGTCGTCCGGGGCTGCTTCCCCCGCCTGCACGAGGAAGGGCTCGAACCCCGCCGGTTCTACAACGGCTATCTCCAGACCTATGTCGAACGCGACGTCCGGGCCATGATCAACCTGCGCGACCTTCTGCAGTTCCAGACCTTCCTCGTGCTTCTGGCGGGGCGGGTCGGGCAGATCGTGAACCTGGCCTCCCTGTCCGGCGACGTGGGGGTTTCGGCGACGACCCTCCGCAACTGGGTCTCGGTCTTGAAGGCGTCTTACGTCGTGTTCGAGTTGCCCCCCTTCTTCGAGAACATCCGCCGCCGGTTGGTCAAGTCCCCGAAGATCTACTTCACGGACGTCGGCCTGGCGGCCTTCCTGCTGGGGATTCACACGGCGGAGCAGGCGGCCCGGGACCCCCTGCGCGGCAACCTGTACGAGAACCTCGTGGTGGCCGATATCGTGAAGGGCGCCCTGAACCGGGGGATTCGGCCGGAGCTTTACTTCTTCAGGGATTCCAACGGCGCCGAGGTCGACCTGATCATCCGGGAGAACGGGGCGCTGACGCCCGTCGAGATCAAGTCCGCCGCCACCTTCACCCCCGATTTCGTCCGGGTTCTGGAACGTTTCCCTTCGTTCGGCGCCCGGGGGAGCCGCTCCGGAGTGGTCCTTTACAACGGGGCGCAACGGTTCGAGGTCCGGGGAATCCGCGCCTTCAACCCGATTGAAGCCGACGACCTCTGGGCGGAGCTGACCACCCCCCCGGGAGACGGCCGGAACGGTAACTGA
- a CDS encoding peptidoglycan DD-metalloendopeptidase family protein encodes MDLQRLFPQLPGPRTGPVDLDAESVRWRQAHRDDFPAGGPNPLLDPRVCQRFIDGIHRERGLDWSYGGYLEDRSRLWAGSYLDAAGNYLHLGVDFHVPPGTPVATPVAATVMMVDDDHDADGGWGPRVFVQPSGPDLSGVVLLFAHLRDVRRPVGTVLAPGTVLAEVGGPPANGNWAPHLHVQAVAKPYFEEILLDRFHELDGYGCAGQREELARLFPDPLAFLFS; translated from the coding sequence ATGGATTTACAGCGCCTCTTCCCGCAGCTTCCCGGGCCGCGGACGGGTCCCGTCGACCTGGATGCGGAGTCCGTCCGCTGGCGTCAAGCCCACCGGGACGACTTCCCCGCCGGCGGGCCCAACCCCCTGCTGGACCCGCGTGTCTGCCAGCGTTTCATCGACGGGATTCACCGCGAACGCGGCCTGGACTGGTCGTACGGCGGTTACCTCGAGGACCGTTCCCGCCTCTGGGCCGGGAGTTACCTGGACGCCGCCGGAAACTACCTCCACCTGGGGGTGGATTTCCACGTGCCGCCGGGGACGCCGGTCGCGACTCCCGTGGCCGCGACCGTGATGATGGTGGACGACGACCACGACGCGGACGGGGGGTGGGGGCCCCGGGTGTTCGTCCAGCCCTCGGGGCCCGACCTGTCCGGGGTGGTCCTGCTCTTCGCCCACCTCCGGGACGTTCGCCGGCCCGTCGGGACCGTCCTGGCCCCGGGCACGGTCCTGGCCGAGGTGGGCGGCCCGCCCGCCAACGGCAACTGGGCCCCCCACCTTCACGTCCAGGCCGTGGCGAAGCCGTATTTCGAGGAAATCCTGCTGGACCGGTTTCACGAACTCGACGGGTACGGCTGCGCCGGCCAGCGGGAGGAGCTGGCCCGGCTCTTCCCGGACCCCCTGGCCTTCCTCTTTTCCTGA
- a CDS encoding integrase core domain-containing protein: MANSAVRRPPQGRGKIERFFGTVRMQFLDVHRFRTLEEINPAFARWLVEYHQTLHASLKATPLGRTTVHFLPWDLSRVFYGDDQRLARPLDRAQNARRFDHPASRPCPEDRHEN; the protein is encoded by the coding sequence TTGGCCAACTCAGCGGTCAGACGCCCGCCCCAGGGACGCGGCAAGATCGAACGCTTCTTCGGCACCGTGAGGATGCAGTTCCTCGACGTCCACCGCTTCAGAACCCTGGAGGAGATCAACCCGGCCTTCGCCCGCTGGTTGGTCGAGTACCACCAGACCCTCCACGCTTCTCTGAAAGCCACGCCCCTCGGCCGCACCACCGTCCACTTCCTCCCCTGGGACCTCTCCCGCGTCTTCTACGGCGACGACCAGCGGCTCGCCCGCCCCCTCGACCGCGCCCAAAACGCCCGCCGTTTCGACCACCCCGCTTCCCGGCCCTGCCCGGAGGACCGCCATGAAAACTGA